Proteins encoded by one window of Flagellimonas lutaonensis:
- the cmk gene encoding (d)CMP kinase: MRKITIAIDGYSSTGKSTVAKRLAKALGYVYVDTGAMYRAVTLFALRNGYVGGAEDNFDALVASLSEIDLRFRPNAETGQSDIYLNGENVEREIRTLEVSKYVSQVATLEAVRHKLVEMQQKMGAEKGLVMDGRDIGTVVFPDAELKIFMTASPETRAQRRFDELRQRGEQVTFDEVLKNVRQRDHIDSTRKVSPLQKAEEAIEFDNSNLGLEEQFEAIHNYALDVISGQDKKKDAR, from the coding sequence ATGCGTAAAATCACCATAGCTATCGACGGCTACTCATCCACAGGAAAAAGCACCGTGGCCAAGCGTTTGGCAAAGGCCTTGGGGTACGTGTATGTCGATACAGGTGCCATGTACAGGGCGGTCACGCTCTTTGCCCTCCGTAACGGCTATGTTGGGGGTGCTGAAGACAATTTTGATGCCCTGGTCGCTAGTCTTTCAGAAATTGACCTAAGGTTCCGCCCCAATGCTGAGACAGGTCAATCAGATATTTATTTGAACGGTGAAAACGTAGAGCGTGAGATACGTACACTCGAAGTGTCAAAATATGTCAGCCAAGTGGCTACCCTAGAAGCGGTGCGCCATAAACTGGTGGAAATGCAGCAAAAAATGGGTGCCGAAAAAGGGTTGGTGATGGATGGACGCGATATTGGCACTGTGGTGTTTCCTGATGCCGAGTTGAAGATCTTTATGACCGCCTCGCCCGAAACCCGTGCCCAAAGGCGTTTTGATGAACTGAGGCAACGAGGGGAGCAGGTTACCTTCGACGAGGTACTCAAAAATGTTCGTCAGCGCGACCATATCGACTCTACCCGCAAAGTATCGCCTTTGCAAAAGGCAGAGGAAGCCATTGAATTCGATAATTCAAATCTTGGGTTGGAAGAGCAGTTTGAGGCAATTCACAACTATGCCCTTGATGTAATTTCTGGTCAAGACAAGAAAAAAGACGCCCGATAG
- the pyrR gene encoding bifunctional pyr operon transcriptional regulator/uracil phosphoribosyltransferase PyrR — protein sequence MSQRVLLSSKEIQIILHRLACQLLENHLDFKDTVLIGIQPRGIYLAERLTKLLSEEYGVENIKLGSLDITFYRDDFRRGDKILEANMTKIDFLVENKKVVFIDDVLYTGRSIRAALTAIQSFGRPEEIELLTLIDRRFSRHLPIQPNYKGRQVDAINEEKVKVMWKENDGKDVVYLVNK from the coding sequence ATGAGTCAGAGAGTGCTGCTTTCCTCCAAAGAAATCCAAATTATTCTCCATCGCCTGGCCTGTCAATTACTTGAAAACCATCTCGACTTCAAAGACACTGTGTTGATAGGTATTCAGCCACGGGGTATTTACTTGGCCGAACGGCTGACCAAGCTATTGAGCGAGGAATATGGCGTTGAAAACATAAAACTCGGCTCTTTGGACATTACGTTTTATAGAGATGATTTTAGAAGGGGCGACAAGATTTTGGAAGCGAACATGACCAAAATCGATTTTTTGGTAGAGAACAAAAAAGTTGTCTTTATCGACGATGTGCTCTATACAGGACGCAGCATCAGGGCGGCACTCACGGCCATACAATCGTTTGGCAGACCAGAAGAAATTGAACTTTTAACATTGATAGATAGGCGTTTTAGCAGGCATTTGCCCATACAGCCGAACTACAAGGGACGGCAGGTCGATGCCATCAATGAAGAAAAAGTAAAGGTCATGTGGAAGGAAAATGATGGAAAAGATGTGGTTTATTTGGTAAATAAGTGA
- a CDS encoding SixA phosphatase family protein codes for MMKRLIMVRHGKSSWEYDVADRDRPLKERGINDAHLVSKTFLKDRPAIDFVFSSPANRALHTAMIFSRNLKFDLQKVQIVDDLYDFSGAAVQSFLKTLDDSLNAVMIFGHNYAFTNLANTWGDRYIENVTTSGLVQIRFEQTTWESISKGKTEQVIFPKHLK; via the coding sequence ATGATGAAGAGATTGATAATGGTCAGGCACGGCAAGTCATCATGGGAATATGACGTGGCCGACAGAGACAGGCCTCTAAAAGAAAGGGGAATCAATGATGCCCACTTGGTTTCAAAGACGTTTTTAAAAGACAGACCGGCAATCGATTTTGTCTTTTCTAGTCCGGCGAACCGGGCACTGCATACAGCGATGATCTTTTCAAGAAATTTGAAGTTTGACCTCCAAAAGGTCCAAATTGTAGATGACCTATATGATTTTTCGGGCGCTGCTGTGCAATCTTTCTTAAAAACACTGGATGACAGTTTAAACGCGGTAATGATATTCGGCCATAACTATGCCTTTACCAATTTGGCCAATACTTGGGGCGACCGGTACATTGAAAACGTTACCACTTCAGGGTTGGTGCAGATTCGGTTCGAGCAAACAACATGGGAATCGATTTCTAAAGGGAAAACAGAACAGGTAATTTTTCCAAAGCATTTAAAGTAG
- the rpsA gene encoding 30S ribosomal protein S1, which produces MAEEKKTAEAVDAAEAKQNVDETTAKVNEESKETKEEAPKQDPQEYLENFDWDKYEEGIERVDDKKLKEFEKLVEENFVDTADEEVVEGTVVHMTDREAIIDINAKSEGVISLNEFRYNPDLKVGDKVEVLIDIREDKTGQLVLSHRKARTIKAWDRINEAHDKEEIVQGYVKCRTKGGMIVDVFGIEAFLPGSQIDVKPIRDYDQYVGKNMEFKVVKINHEFKNVVVSHKALIEADIEEQKKEIISQLEKGQVLEGVVKNITSYGVFIDLGGVDGLIHITDLSWSRINHPNEVVELDQKLNVVILDFDDNKSRIQLGLKQLEKHPWDALGDEIKVGDKVKGKVVVIADYGAFIEVAEGVEGLIHVSEMSWSTHLRSAQDFVKVGDEVEAVVLTLDREERKMSLGMKQLTPDPWTDITSKYPVGSRHKGIVRNFTNFGVFVELEEGIDGLIYISDLSWTKKIKHPSEFVNVGDTIEVEVLELDVEGRKLSLGHKQTTENPWDKYAEEYAEGTVHKASIAEIVDKGATVKFNEDITGFVPSRHMEKEDGKKLVKGEEAEFKIIEFNKDFKRVVASHTAIFREQEERNVKAAKKRSSSSDEATPTLGDANSQLQALKDKMEAENKK; this is translated from the coding sequence ATGGCTGAAGAAAAAAAAACTGCGGAAGCAGTAGATGCTGCCGAAGCAAAGCAAAACGTTGACGAAACTACTGCAAAGGTCAACGAAGAATCTAAAGAAACAAAAGAAGAAGCCCCAAAACAAGACCCGCAAGAGTACCTTGAAAATTTTGATTGGGACAAGTACGAAGAAGGTATCGAACGGGTCGATGACAAGAAGCTTAAAGAATTTGAGAAGCTTGTTGAAGAAAACTTCGTGGACACGGCCGATGAAGAGGTGGTCGAGGGTACTGTGGTACACATGACAGACCGCGAGGCCATCATCGATATCAATGCTAAATCTGAAGGCGTTATCTCGCTGAACGAATTTCGCTACAACCCAGACCTAAAGGTAGGAGACAAGGTTGAGGTGCTAATCGACATCAGGGAAGACAAAACGGGCCAGTTGGTACTTTCGCACAGAAAGGCCAGAACCATCAAGGCTTGGGACCGTATCAACGAAGCCCACGACAAAGAAGAGATTGTACAGGGCTACGTAAAGTGCCGCACCAAAGGTGGTATGATCGTAGATGTATTCGGTATCGAGGCATTCTTGCCAGGTTCGCAGATAGATGTGAAGCCTATTCGCGATTACGACCAATATGTTGGCAAGAACATGGAGTTCAAGGTGGTCAAGATCAACCACGAGTTCAAGAACGTTGTGGTATCGCACAAAGCACTGATCGAGGCCGATATCGAAGAACAGAAGAAAGAGATCATCAGCCAGCTTGAGAAAGGCCAGGTATTGGAGGGTGTTGTCAAGAACATCACTTCGTACGGTGTCTTTATTGACCTGGGCGGTGTTGACGGTCTTATCCACATCACAGACCTTTCATGGAGCAGGATCAATCATCCGAACGAAGTGGTCGAGCTAGACCAGAAATTGAACGTGGTTATCCTTGATTTTGACGATAACAAGTCAAGAATCCAATTGGGTCTTAAACAACTTGAGAAACATCCTTGGGATGCCTTGGGTGATGAGATTAAGGTTGGCGACAAGGTAAAGGGCAAGGTAGTTGTAATTGCCGACTATGGTGCCTTTATCGAGGTGGCCGAAGGTGTAGAGGGCCTTATACACGTTTCAGAAATGTCATGGTCAACGCATTTGCGTTCGGCCCAAGATTTCGTGAAAGTGGGCGATGAGGTCGAGGCCGTGGTATTGACCTTGGACAGGGAAGAACGCAAAATGTCGCTCGGCATGAAGCAATTGACTCCTGACCCATGGACGGACATCACCTCTAAATACCCTGTTGGTTCAAGACATAAAGGTATCGTCAGAAACTTTACCAATTTCGGCGTATTTGTCGAGTTGGAAGAGGGTATCGATGGCCTTATCTATATCTCTGACCTTTCTTGGACGAAGAAAATCAAGCACCCATCAGAGTTTGTAAACGTTGGTGACACGATTGAAGTGGAGGTATTGGAGCTTGATGTGGAAGGAAGAAAATTGAGCTTGGGCCACAAACAGACCACTGAGAATCCGTGGGACAAATATGCCGAGGAGTATGCCGAAGGGACTGTACACAAAGCTTCGATCGCTGAGATTGTCGATAAAGGCGCTACAGTTAAGTTCAACGAGGATATAACCGGTTTTGTACCCTCGCGCCACATGGAAAAGGAAGATGGCAAGAAACTCGTTAAGGGAGAGGAAGCTGAATTCAAGATCATTGAGTTCAACAAAGACTTCAAACGAGTGGTGGCCAGCCATACCGCCATTTTCAGGGAGCAAGAAGAACGCAATGTCAAAGCGGCCAAAAAACGGTCTTCCTCATCTGATGAGGCGACACCGACACTTGGTGATGCGAATTCACAATTGCAGGCATTGAAAGATAAAATGGAGGCTGAAAACAAGAAGTAG
- a CDS encoding aspartate carbamoyltransferase catalytic subunit, which yields MRELSVNHLLGIKYLNQKDIELIFETADHFKEVINRSIKKVPTLRDITIANIFFENSTRTKLSFELAEKRLSADVINFSASQSSVKKGETLIDTVNNILSMKVDMVVMRHPNPGAGIFLAKHVNASIINAGDGAHEHPTQALLDSYSIKEKLGTVAGKNVLIVGDILHSRVALSNIFALKLQGANVKVCGPKTLIPKHIESLGVSVETNLFNALQWCDVANMLRIQNERMEVSYFPSTREYTQQFGVNKAILDRLDKQIVIMHPGPINRGVEITSDVADSNQSIILEQVENGVAIRMAVIYLLASKIK from the coding sequence ATGAGGGAATTGAGCGTTAACCACTTACTGGGAATCAAATATCTGAACCAAAAGGATATAGAGCTCATATTTGAAACTGCCGACCATTTTAAAGAGGTTATCAACCGTTCCATCAAAAAGGTGCCCACCTTGCGCGATATCACCATTGCCAACATCTTTTTCGAGAACAGTACACGTACCAAACTTTCATTCGAGCTGGCCGAAAAACGCTTGTCGGCCGATGTCATAAATTTTTCTGCATCGCAATCGTCTGTCAAGAAAGGCGAGACCCTGATTGATACGGTGAACAATATACTTTCGATGAAAGTTGATATGGTGGTGATGCGCCACCCGAACCCCGGCGCCGGCATTTTTTTGGCAAAACACGTCAACGCTTCCATTATCAATGCCGGTGATGGGGCCCATGAGCACCCTACACAAGCACTGCTCGATTCGTATTCCATTAAGGAAAAACTGGGCACCGTAGCGGGTAAAAATGTGCTCATTGTGGGCGATATATTGCATTCTAGGGTGGCCCTATCGAATATTTTCGCCCTGAAACTGCAGGGGGCAAATGTCAAGGTGTGCGGCCCGAAGACTTTGATACCCAAGCATATCGAATCATTGGGAGTCTCTGTTGAAACCAATCTTTTCAATGCATTGCAATGGTGCGATGTTGCCAATATGCTACGCATTCAAAACGAACGCATGGAGGTCAGTTATTTTCCCTCTACCCGTGAATATACCCAGCAGTTCGGGGTAAACAAGGCGATATTAGATCGATTGGACAAGCAAATTGTGATCATGCACCCCGGACCCATAAACAGGGGCGTTGAAATTACAAGTGATGTGGCAGATTCGAACCAATCCATTATCCTTGAGCAGGTTGAAAATGGAGTGGCGATTCGTATGGCGGTTATTTACTTATTGGCTTCTAAAATAAAATAA
- the pdxH gene encoding pyridoxamine 5'-phosphate oxidase, translating to MQKDLSDYRKSYEKSELIENAIPENPLELFQKWFYEVEATDSMDEPNAMTIATHGLDGYPKSRVVLMKKFTYEGFIFYTNYNSEKGRAIEKNPAVCLSFFWPTLERQVIIKGKAEKIAENLSDGYFESRPRGSQLGALVSNQSEVVPSRAVLEQEMKKLEKKYEGKEIERPKNWGGYLVRPFSIEFWQGRPNRLHDRIRYTLQEDYNWKIERLAP from the coding sequence ATGCAAAAAGATTTGAGCGATTACCGAAAATCGTACGAAAAGAGCGAGTTGATCGAGAATGCAATTCCTGAAAACCCCTTGGAATTGTTCCAAAAATGGTTTTATGAGGTTGAGGCCACCGATAGCATGGATGAGCCCAATGCCATGACAATAGCCACCCATGGCCTTGATGGATACCCCAAAAGCCGCGTGGTGCTTATGAAAAAGTTTACGTACGAAGGGTTCATATTCTATACGAACTACAACAGCGAGAAGGGCAGGGCCATAGAGAAGAATCCTGCGGTCTGCCTGTCTTTCTTTTGGCCCACCCTTGAACGGCAGGTAATCATAAAGGGCAAGGCAGAAAAGATAGCGGAGAACCTTTCCGACGGGTATTTTGAGAGCCGCCCGCGAGGGAGTCAGTTGGGTGCATTGGTCTCAAACCAAAGTGAGGTGGTCCCCTCAAGGGCCGTTCTGGAACAAGAGATGAAGAAGCTCGAAAAAAAATATGAAGGAAAGGAAATTGAACGACCCAAAAATTGGGGCGGCTATTTGGTGCGACCGTTCAGTATAGAGTTTTGGCAGGGTAGGCCCAACAGGTTGCACGATCGTATACGCTATACATTGCAAGAAGACTATAATTGGAAAATTGAACGTTTGGCACCTTAA
- a CDS encoding ribonuclease Z: MKVHILGCYSATPRALTNPTAQVLEIRNHLFLIDCGEGTQVQLRKNKIKFSRINHVFISHLHGDHFFGLPGLVSTFRLLGRKKELHIYGPKGIKEAITLMLKLGDSWTTYPLLFHELGSKGSELIFEDDKVTVETIPLKHRIYTNGFLFKEKPALRKLNIAAARKYGVDKSQFNLIKQGSDGTDTEGKTIFNELLTHDPEPPKSYAFCSDTVYDEGLVNFLRKVHVLYHESTFLTSDEHLALKTKHSTAAQAAKIAKLADVGTLILGHYSMRYGSLELFKKEAEAHFDRVALADDGKVFDFSGNLSQ; the protein is encoded by the coding sequence ATGAAAGTTCATATTCTCGGCTGTTATTCGGCAACCCCAAGGGCCTTGACCAACCCTACCGCGCAGGTACTCGAAATTCGCAACCATCTTTTTTTGATCGATTGTGGAGAGGGCACCCAAGTTCAGCTCAGAAAGAACAAGATCAAGTTCTCGCGCATCAACCATGTGTTCATATCGCATTTGCATGGAGATCATTTTTTTGGCCTGCCGGGACTCGTATCCACGTTCAGGCTTTTGGGCAGGAAAAAAGAGCTTCATATATATGGGCCCAAAGGAATCAAAGAGGCCATCACCCTTATGCTGAAACTGGGCGATTCTTGGACAACCTATCCGTTACTATTCCATGAGCTCGGTTCAAAAGGCTCAGAGCTTATTTTTGAGGATGATAAGGTCACGGTAGAAACCATTCCGCTCAAGCACCGCATCTATACCAATGGTTTTCTTTTTAAGGAGAAACCGGCATTGCGCAAACTCAACATAGCGGCAGCCCGAAAATATGGCGTTGACAAAAGCCAGTTCAACCTGATCAAACAAGGTAGCGATGGCACTGATACCGAGGGCAAAACCATATTCAACGAATTGTTGACCCATGACCCTGAACCGCCCAAGAGCTATGCCTTTTGTAGCGACACCGTCTATGACGAGGGCCTTGTCAATTTCCTTCGAAAGGTACATGTGCTTTACCACGAATCAACTTTCTTGACCTCAGATGAACACCTTGCCCTTAAAACCAAACACTCGACCGCGGCGCAGGCTGCCAAAATCGCAAAATTGGCCGATGTTGGCACACTGATCTTAGGGCATTACTCAATGCGCTACGGTTCATTGGAGCTCTTTAAAAAAGAGGCCGAAGCTCATTTTGACAGGGTAGCATTGGCCGATGATGGCAAAGTATTTGATTTTTCAGGCAATCTTTCACAATAA
- a CDS encoding LysM peptidoglycan-binding domain-containing protein: MSVKAKYQPVLDLGQKLNIKDGDVREENGVLKIKGVANTQYEKNVLWDKIKEIGGENPSDIKANITVADSSVYHRHTVQSGESLSKIAKHYYGDAMKYNKIFEANRNILKNPDLIHPGQELVIPNL, from the coding sequence ATGAGTGTAAAAGCAAAATATCAACCCGTATTGGATCTTGGGCAAAAGCTAAACATCAAAGACGGGGACGTACGTGAAGAAAACGGTGTCCTTAAAATAAAGGGGGTGGCAAACACCCAATATGAAAAAAACGTTCTTTGGGACAAGATCAAGGAAATCGGTGGTGAAAATCCCTCTGACATTAAGGCCAACATTACGGTTGCCGACAGTTCGGTATACCACCGCCACACCGTTCAAAGTGGCGAATCGCTCAGCAAAATTGCCAAGCACTATTATGGTGACGCCATGAAATACAACAAGATTTTTGAGGCCAACAGAAATATTCTGAAAAACCCAGACCTAATACATCCTGGGCAAGAGTTGGTTATCCCAAACCTCTAA